The following are encoded in a window of Staphylococcus piscifermentans genomic DNA:
- a CDS encoding anion permease has product MKNTVKYRKFILPIVIGIIIWALTPFKPEALDTQAWYMFAIFVTTIIACITQPMPIGAVSIIGFTIMVLVGISDMKTAVQGFGNNSIWLIAMAFFISRGFVKTGLGRRIALQFVKLFGKKTLGLAYSLVGVDLILAPATPSNTARAGGIMFPIIKSLSESFGSKPDDGSERKMGAFLIFTEFQGNLITSAMFLTAMAGNPLAQNLAANTAHVHITWMNWFLAALVPGLISLILIPFIIYKIYPPTVKETPNAKAWADHELEKMGKTSLSEKFMIGIFVIALALWVVGSFINVDATLTAFIALSLLLLTGVLTWKDILNETGAWNTLIWFSVLVLMADQLNKLGFIPWLSKIIANSLGGFSWPIVLIILLIFYFYSHYLFASATAHVSAMYAALLGVAVAAGAPPLLSALMLGFFGNLLASTTHYSSGPAPILYASEYVTQKRWWTMNFALGIIYFIIWIGLGSIWMKLLGMM; this is encoded by the coding sequence ATGAAGAATACTGTAAAATACCGTAAATTCATTCTACCTATTGTAATTGGAATTATTATTTGGGCACTCACTCCATTTAAACCTGAAGCTTTAGATACACAAGCTTGGTATATGTTTGCAATATTTGTTACAACTATTATTGCTTGTATCACTCAACCTATGCCGATTGGCGCAGTTTCAATTATCGGCTTTACTATCATGGTTCTTGTAGGAATTAGTGATATGAAAACAGCTGTGCAAGGATTTGGCAATAACAGTATCTGGTTGATTGCTATGGCTTTCTTCATTTCACGAGGATTTGTTAAAACAGGTCTAGGCCGGCGTATTGCGCTTCAATTTGTTAAGCTTTTCGGTAAAAAGACTTTGGGGCTAGCTTACTCTCTCGTAGGCGTCGATTTAATTTTAGCACCTGCTACACCAAGTAATACAGCACGTGCAGGAGGTATCATGTTTCCGATAATTAAATCCCTCTCTGAATCATTCGGATCCAAACCAGACGACGGATCGGAACGTAAAATGGGTGCGTTCCTTATTTTTACAGAATTCCAAGGAAATCTTATTACCTCAGCCATGTTCTTGACTGCAATGGCGGGTAACCCTTTAGCACAAAATCTTGCTGCAAACACTGCTCATGTACATATTACTTGGATGAACTGGTTCTTAGCTGCACTGGTGCCAGGACTTATTTCATTAATTTTAATTCCTTTCATTATCTATAAGATATATCCTCCGACTGTTAAAGAAACACCTAACGCTAAAGCTTGGGCAGACCACGAATTAGAGAAAATGGGTAAAACCTCGTTATCCGAAAAATTCATGATTGGTATATTTGTTATTGCGTTAGCACTTTGGGTGGTAGGTAGTTTTATTAATGTTGATGCAACTTTAACAGCATTTATCGCGCTATCTTTATTACTCTTAACTGGCGTTCTAACTTGGAAAGATATCTTAAACGAAACAGGAGCTTGGAATACTTTAATTTGGTTCTCTGTTCTTGTATTAATGGCAGATCAATTAAATAAACTAGGATTCATTCCATGGTTAAGTAAAATCATTGCAAATAGCCTAGGTGGTTTCAGTTGGCCGATTGTACTGATTATCTTATTGATTTTCTACTTTTATTCTCATTATCTTTTTGCCAGCGCCACAGCCCACGTCAGCGCAATGTACGCTGCGTTATTAGGAGTTGCTGTAGCTGCCGGAGCACCGCCTTTATTAAGTGCACTCATGTTAGGTTTCTTTGGGAACTTACTCGCTTCTACTACACATTACAGCAGCGGACCCGCTCCTATTCTATACGCGTCGGAGTATGTCACTCAAAAACGCTGGTGGACAATGAACTTCGCGCTTGGAATTATCTACTTTATAATTTGGATTGGATTAGGATCTATTTGGATGAAACTCTTAGGGATGATGTAA
- the fabG gene encoding 3-oxoacyl-ACP reductase FabG — translation MFNLENQIALVTGGANGIGKGISQALSEAGAKVIIGDIDKENGEKTAKELNGTFVKLDITNKSQIDEAVDQIVTQFGKIDILASNTGVYPQISIEELTEDDWDFVQNINLKGMFFVTQAVLKIMKKQKYGRIIVTSSVTGPNTGYPGWAHYGASKAGQLGFVRSAALEYAKYGITINAVQPGNVLTEGLKAQGEDYLEGTRKIIPTHELGEPEDIGYAVAFFASKEAKFITGQALIIDGGQVLPEEPGAVL, via the coding sequence ATGTTTAATTTAGAAAATCAAATAGCCTTAGTAACTGGCGGCGCAAATGGTATTGGAAAGGGAATTTCACAAGCTTTATCAGAAGCAGGGGCAAAGGTCATTATTGGAGATATTGATAAAGAAAATGGTGAAAAAACAGCAAAAGAATTAAATGGCACTTTTGTAAAATTAGATATTACCAATAAATCACAGATTGACGAAGCAGTAGATCAAATAGTAACTCAATTTGGAAAAATTGATATATTAGCTTCTAACACAGGTGTTTATCCTCAAATCAGTATTGAAGAATTAACAGAAGATGATTGGGACTTTGTACAAAACATTAACTTAAAAGGCATGTTCTTTGTTACACAAGCTGTCTTGAAAATAATGAAAAAGCAAAAATACGGCCGTATAATTGTGACTTCTTCTGTTACAGGACCAAACACAGGTTACCCTGGATGGGCTCATTATGGTGCTTCAAAAGCTGGACAACTTGGTTTTGTGCGCAGTGCAGCTTTAGAATATGCTAAATATGGGATTACTATAAATGCTGTGCAACCTGGTAATGTGTTAACTGAAGGACTTAAAGCTCAAGGGGAGGACTACTTAGAAGGTACACGCAAAATCATTCCTACTCACGAGTTAGGAGAACCTGAAGATATCGGCTATGCCGTGGCATTCTTCGCCTCTAAAGAAGCTAAATTTATTACAGGACAAGCATTGATTATTGATGGTGGACAAGTCTTGCCAGAAGAACCAGGGGCTGTATTGTAA
- the icaC gene encoding polysaccharide intercellular adhesin biosynthesis/export protein IcaC codes for MRNKKVELIYFRAFICMLIILTHVFTELMRSIDGTDINQLKLIYYVQNIFIFGTPSFIILAQLLVTLNYKKLSINYLWSRFKYIFIPYLMVGMFYCYTESLKLDSPFTHQFYENIILGKWYGYFIIVIMQYFILSYLIYKISYKIFNSKIILFTSLIVQVVFLHLLENNKDFARVFHSIYPLSDNTFILGWIFFLGGYIGLNYNKIINFLNKYIFIIIGLSVISYIIFVLFKKHDYWYVTSYTDYLVLYHTFMFLLLLGICLQFKSFMFYSINLTSTFSFFIFLFHPMILSYVYEYTLVYKAQTILFIVLTMLFVLGLCVGVGVFLREFYIFRFVIGKQPYRTKFDLKEVVSE; via the coding sequence GTGAGAAATAAAAAAGTTGAACTCATATACTTTCGTGCCTTTATTTGCATGTTGATTATCCTGACACACGTGTTTACTGAATTGATGAGAAGCATTGATGGAACAGATATTAACCAATTAAAATTAATTTACTATGTTCAAAATATATTTATATTTGGCACACCTTCATTTATAATTTTGGCTCAACTATTAGTAACACTTAACTATAAAAAGCTATCTATCAATTATTTATGGTCACGGTTCAAATATATATTTATTCCTTATTTAATGGTGGGTATGTTTTATTGTTATACTGAATCTTTAAAATTAGACAGCCCTTTTACACACCAATTTTATGAAAATATCATTTTAGGTAAATGGTACGGTTATTTCATCATTGTCATTATGCAGTATTTTATACTAAGCTATTTGATTTATAAAATTTCTTATAAAATATTCAATAGTAAAATCATCTTATTCACTTCACTGATTGTACAAGTTGTTTTTTTGCATCTTCTTGAAAATAACAAAGATTTTGCCAGAGTGTTCCATTCAATATATCCATTAAGTGATAATACTTTTATTCTAGGATGGATCTTCTTCCTAGGCGGCTATATTGGTTTGAATTACAATAAGATTATCAACTTCTTAAACAAATATATTTTTATTATCATAGGACTCTCTGTGATTTCTTATATTATATTTGTACTTTTCAAGAAACACGATTATTGGTATGTGACAAGTTACACAGATTATTTGGTACTTTATCACACCTTTATGTTTCTTTTACTACTAGGTATCTGCTTACAATTCAAGTCATTTATGTTCTATTCAATTAATTTGACGAGTACATTTTCATTTTTCATTTTCTTATTCCACCCTATGATTTTAAGCTATGTGTATGAATACACACTCGTATATAAGGCGCAAACGATTTTGTTTATTGTTCTAACAATGCTATTTGTTTTAGGGCTGTGTGTAGGCGTGGGCGTCTTCTTACGTGAGTTTTATATCTTCAGATTTGTTATCGGCAAGCAACCTTACCGTACAAAATTTGATTTAAAAGAAGTTGTCTCTGAATAG
- the icaB gene encoding intercellular adhesin biosynthesis polysaccharide N-deacetylase yields MMIKRGIIIVVILTLSLSTVLFEYDKSVNAKTDISKYSKNSALALNYHRVRKGGFFDNFLSIFSNSKELSTYSLTQKQFEDQIRWLKSKKAHFLTEAEFIKYKNQGKFPKRSVWISFDDMDQSIYKNAYPILKKYHVPATGFIITGRVGQQEFHNLNMATLTQLKTMNDSGLWTFQSHTKDLHSIKHNVSQVISTQDDRTLTADIQESRQYLKKNFNSNADSIAYPYGQINDEKIAAIKKAGIKYGYTLEEKPVQPDDDDYYIPRILISESAFHQVVQKWKGFNNSEK; encoded by the coding sequence CTGATGATTAAAAGAGGAATTATAATCGTCGTTATTTTAACTTTGTCTTTAAGCACTGTGTTATTTGAGTATGATAAATCTGTAAATGCTAAAACAGATATTTCGAAATACAGTAAAAATAGTGCCCTTGCTTTAAATTATCACAGAGTAAGAAAAGGTGGATTTTTCGATAATTTTTTAAGTATCTTTTCAAACAGTAAAGAATTATCAACTTATAGTCTTACACAAAAACAATTTGAAGACCAAATTAGATGGTTGAAATCTAAAAAAGCTCATTTTCTAACAGAAGCAGAGTTTATTAAATACAAAAACCAAGGAAAATTTCCAAAAAGAAGTGTATGGATTAGTTTTGATGATATGGATCAATCGATATATAAAAATGCTTATCCAATATTAAAAAAATATCACGTTCCTGCCACTGGTTTTATTATCACAGGTAGAGTTGGTCAGCAAGAATTCCATAATTTAAATATGGCTACTCTGACTCAACTCAAAACAATGAATGATTCGGGACTTTGGACATTCCAATCTCATACTAAGGATTTACATTCTATTAAGCATAATGTTTCTCAAGTGATTTCTACTCAAGATGACCGTACGTTAACTGCGGATATTCAAGAGAGCAGACAATATCTAAAGAAAAACTTTAATTCTAACGCCGATTCAATTGCTTATCCGTACGGTCAAATCAATGACGAAAAAATTGCAGCAATTAAAAAAGCAGGGATTAAATACGGTTATACACTAGAAGAAAAACCTGTACAACCAGATGACGATGATTATTACATTCCACGTATTCTTATAAGTGAAAGTGCATTCCATCAAGTTGTACAAAAATGGAAAGGATTTAATAATAGTGAGAAATAA
- the icaD gene encoding intracellular adhesion protein IcaD gives MVKSRQRKHKTVKSSLNIIREGFILLFTLLFWIYCWSALIVIGGSLLGIKSENVLLLRAVLNIENSDLDSIFKLMGIFLIIIFFLLTYCLISQTIKKRKEGASDD, from the coding sequence ATGGTCAAGTCCAGACAGAGGAAACATAAAACGGTAAAATCTAGCCTAAATATTATACGCGAAGGTTTTATACTCTTATTCACGTTATTATTTTGGATTTACTGTTGGTCAGCTTTGATTGTTATAGGAGGATCATTACTTGGAATTAAGAGTGAGAACGTACTTTTATTGCGCGCAGTACTAAATATAGAGAACTCTGACTTAGATAGCATCTTTAAATTAATGGGAATTTTTCTAATCATAATTTTCTTTTTATTAACTTATTGCTTAATTTCTCAAACTATTAAAAAAAGAAAAGAAGGTGCTTCTGATGATTAA